The proteins below come from a single Gordonia pseudamarae genomic window:
- a CDS encoding DUF302 domain-containing protein, which yields MTEFTMSRTLDLPYEQAVPAVREALAGVGFGVLTEIDIAATLKKKLDVDVAPKIILGACRPQLAHQALQADPRVAALLPCNVVVSAHGDGSLVEIMDPGVMPAFTGTAELDVVATEARTLLGSMLDTLTGAVA from the coding sequence ATGACCGAATTCACGATGAGCCGCACACTCGACCTGCCGTACGAGCAGGCGGTGCCCGCCGTCCGTGAAGCTCTCGCCGGTGTCGGTTTCGGTGTGCTCACCGAGATCGACATCGCGGCAACACTGAAGAAGAAGCTGGACGTCGACGTCGCCCCGAAGATCATTCTCGGCGCGTGCCGGCCTCAGCTGGCCCATCAGGCACTGCAGGCCGACCCGCGCGTTGCCGCCCTGCTGCCCTGCAACGTCGTGGTCAGCGCCCACGGCGACGGCTCACTGGTGGAGATCATGGATCCGGGCGTCATGCCCGCGTTCACCGGCACCGCCGAACTCGACGTGGTCGCCACCGAGGCCCGCACACTACTCGGGTCGATGCTGGACACTCTCACCGGAGCCGTCGCGTGA